A segment of the Cricetulus griseus strain 17A/GY chromosome 6, alternate assembly CriGri-PICRH-1.0, whole genome shotgun sequence genome:
ACTGAAGGGAGGGGGGACGggaagaagggaggcagggatgggagaagggagggagatgcATGGATGGGGGAACAGTGGTCCCTAGCAGTGTAGCAATCCCCCTTGCTGGGCACTCTGTGAGCAGTCACGAAGGTGCTGTGTGCTGGACACCAGCTCTCGATTGGCATGACAAGATCTTTACTTGCCCTGGGTGTGCTCCTGTCTGTTGGGAAACTGGGCTACTAGGTTTAGGTAAAAGTGGGGAGCTGGAAGGGATATGAGGATCCTGGAGAAATACCCAGGATCCTCTGTGACTGTAGCCTCACCAGGGACAGGAAGCTTATAATTCAAAggcctttgttgttgtttcttttgtctgtAAAAACATCAGAGGTCTTCAAATCCAACCCACAAGCCCTTCCTGGTACAGCTTCTGGAATTATCTGTTAACATAGGAACTCAGCCCAGGACAGCTCAAATTCACACTAGCGTCTGACCCTTCTGCCCTGAGTTCTGAGTCTGAACAGAGAGACTGGACATATTTCCAGTTTCCACTGAGCTACAGAGACCTTTCTAGTGGGAGTATTCCTCTGCTTAGGCTCCACAGCCTTGGCTCAACATCCATGCCTTAGGCCAGTCTTAGGTTGGTCTCAACATTCAGGACCTGCTGGCCTGCTGGTGTGTCGGCCTGTTGGTATGACAGTCTCTGGTGTTGTGTAGTCTTTGTGAAGAAAGCACTTTTGCCTTCTCCACTCTGTCTCTGCCGGCACAGCTCCAGTCCTCCTACTCTCACAGCCGCCACAGCCAAGCTGCTGTGGCATACTCTGGTCATACCAGCTGCAGCCCACCCTTGTCTTGGACTGTGTGCTCCAAGGGCAAGGCATGGAGGCCCATTTAGCTGAATCCCCCAGTCTGAGTTGGTTCCCCTCAGGAGACACCTCCCATCCCTAAGCACTGGTGTCCACAATGCACTTGAGGAACATTGTGTCATCTTTTACGTAGGCGTGCTTGGGTGACTGCAGCTTGCTGAGGGGGAAGAAGAGTGGGCAGCCACTGGCCACATTGGTCTCACTCTGTGGCCGCTGGAAGGAGGCCGAGCTCAGGTCAGGCCTGAAGGCATCAATGGCGTGCTCACGGTTGTTCTGGTCAAGCAGCATAAAGGTGACCTGCAGGGTAGGAGCAGGTGAGAGGTCAGACCTCAGGGAATAACATTTGTTTCCATGGAAGCCCAGTGTTTGGGCTCAGAGGGCTCCATGCCCAGAGGCTGTACCTCTGGCCACGGAGAGGAGGCACCCccccattccatatggagaggAGGCACCcccccattccacatggagaggaGGCACCcccccattccacatggagaggaGGCACCcccccattccacatggagaggaGGCACCCcccccattccacatggagaggaggcagaggtggaaggGATTTCACATCTGTCCATGGGGTAGAAGGAACATCTAGTACTGTGGCAACTTCAGGGTTTGTCTATCACTGTCCCACCCAGtgggaattgtgtgtgtgtgtgtgtgtgtgtgtgtgtgtgtgtgtgtgtgtgtgtgcatgcaaatcaGAGATCAccatcaggtgtcttcttcaattgctctccacaatattatgaattattattattattttattcagacTTGGAGATCATTGGTTAAGCTCCACTGTCTGGATAGCAAGCCCCAGGGTTCCTCATAGCATCTCCTTCCCGGTTCTGGCATGGCAGTCCCCACACCTGATTTTGGTGTGTGTTCTGGGGAATTTAATTCATCTCTAGGCTCATGGCAGTGGGGGTTCTGATGCTGCAGTTAAACTGGCTGCTGAGGCTAGGGTGCACCGACAAGGTTGCAGGTCTCGGGCACCTACCACGTGTCAGCTTCTGCTGCGACCTCCTGCTGCCAGGCAGAGAAGCAATAGCAGACTGGGGCGGGGGGCTTCTATCCAAGCCTTGGGACTTCCACCAAGCTTGTGGTGTACCCAGAGCAGATCATGTACCTCCCTGAGAAGTGGATCACCTAGCATGACACAAACAATGCCCTGGCACAAGCCCTTGAATGTACCCCAGGAAACACAATGCTTCTCATTACTGAAGCCATTGTTGAACTTGCTGACACTAGAATTCCTGGGGAGGGCTTTAAAAATCCCCGTGCTTGGGTCTTCACCCTCTTCCAGAGTGTTCTGCTCCAGACACTGCAGCTCTGCACAGAGCATTGGGAGCCTCGGCCACTGCATTTGCACTCAGCttcattttataaaaggaaattgATTACAGTAAGCACAGGAGACTTGCCCAAGCCCCAGGTTCATAGCAAAAGCCAGCACTAGGACCCAGGTTACCATGACCTCCCTAACCCATCTTCTCCTGGGTCCATACCTTGTTCCGGAATGGCCAAGGCAGGAGAGCATCATACTCTCCTCTCATGATCACGATGAACAGGGACAGGTGGGTCTTCTTGCCTGAGCCATCCCCATTCAGGTACAACCGCAGACACAACTTATAACCATACTTGGCTGTGTAGAAAGCTGAAAGGCAAAGCCAGTGTCAGCACATGGCAACAATCCAGTGTTGGGCTTTGTAGATGAGGAGATGGGGAGCAGCAGGCAGGGGGCTGAGgacagtggggggtggggggaaggttgGAGCCCAGCTCTCTTCTCCAGGAGAGTGCCAAGGAAGGCCATGCTCTTGGAGGTGGCCTGGCTGAGGGGTCAGTCTCCTGATCCCAGAGGAGGCTCCCACTCGATGACTGGCTAGGCAGTGGGGTTGATCTGGCATCTGTGGTTTTAGCACTTCCCTGAGTGCCATGCTGCTTGCCTCACAGTCATACTTGGGATCGACCGTTGTAACCAACCCTCAAGTAACTAGACACTGAACCTAGGAAAGGAGGTGGATGGGCACTGATTTATTTGCTGAGGCAGAATCAGGGTTAAGGACCAGGTTTTCCAGGTCTTGGCATTGATTTTCTCTGCTGCCCAAAGATTGGGTCCTCCCTGGAGGCCAGTGTGAGAAGGGGACTTTTTGGTTCTGCTATCAACCCTTGGGAATGGCCCCAAGAGGCAAGTCATCCCTGATGATCAATCATGAGGGCCTATGTGGCTCTCTCCCTGATGGTACATCCTTGGGCAGAGCTCTGTGCCTAGTTCTAAGCAGCCCCCTGCTGGGGACCCCTCATCCTTGGCTTCAGTTTATTTGCCTATAAAACGAGGCTGTGAGGGCAAACACTTGCCAAGGCTTTCAGATGTCACATCCATGGATGGCCTGGTCCTGGCAGATGGTGTGCCTTAAACAGACCCAGAGCTGCATGTAAATATTATATGTATGCCAttgatatgtacacacacacacacacacacacacacacacacacacacacacactcacacacacacacagacacacacgagCATTTTGTTACCAGTTAGTGGATAACAATAACTACCAAGTCATTACTCTGTTATGTCACTGTTCTCAACAAGGGACCCAGAAACAAGGAAGAACCACTCAATTCACTGATGCCCATAGTCTTCCCACATGCACACGGCTCTCCAGGGCCTGACTCAGTCCTCTGCCTCTTACTGCAGATCGTGGGCTGAAGAATGCCACCGTCTGCACCTCTTTGCCGAGTGTGGTTGACATCTAGAAAGGACAGAGGGTTGCTGCTGCAATGGCAAGTGCCATAGCTCAGAGAGTACAGCCTGTGTCTCCCTCATCACTGGCAGGGACCCCAGCTTGACTCAGCATGGCTGTTCTGGCTTCTTGTCTCCTGGGCTCCCTGGGGCCTGTCTCTCCTACCAGTCTCTGTGCCCACAAAGAGTTACCTGGAGAGAAGAGGCTGGCTGTCCTGCCACACATTGACTCGTGACACCGTCTGGTGACATTGGTGATCTTCCACAGGAAGGTGCCATCAAAGGAGGCCTCCTCCATGAGTCGCAGGCTCTGCTCAAGCTTGCCCAGGACCTGATCTTTTTGGGCCAGGGTCTGCTGCAACTCCACCACCTGCAAGGAAGGCTGGTCAGCCAGAGATACCCAGCTTGGGGGACTGGTGGCGATAGTGGAGCATAGGGATGCATCACCTCAGAGACGCTTTCCTGACTAAGCATCACTCAGTGCCTGTGCCTGTCCCATGCTTGGAGTCCCTTTCTCTCCTTGCTCCCCTGGTCAACTCCTAGCCACTCAGCAGGAGTCCAGCTCACATATCCCTTCCTGAAAAGCCTCCAGTCATTGTCCTTGCTGGCTAGGCTACCTCACTGTGTTTTACAGCTCTTATGATGACATCCATCCTTCTGTCTGGGCTGTCTCCCCATGGCAGGCTCCTGTCCTTTTTGTGCCCATACCTAGCATAGTGCCCAGCTGCAGGAACAAAGCCAGAAGTCTGATGGTGAGATGGGAACCCTCACTGCCTTCAGGGAACCTGCTTTATAACTGGGGCATGGGTGTAAATGGTATAAACCGAGGATCTGCCTGGCCATTTGAGCCCAGTGCCTGACCTGCTAGTAGGTTTCCCCAAAGAAACCTGAGAGGATAAACTTGagctgtgagagagaaagaaggtgaatGGCTCAGACCTAATTGGCCAGGTGTGGTACGGATGGAACTAAAGGAGGCAGGGAAAGAatgttgctgtttttaaaaagtgtcagGAACCTGGTGACTGGCTACATTAGGAAAAGTGTAATCTCTGGAATAGAGGGTAGACTGAGAACTGTGGGCTTGTCAGTCTGCATGTGGGCTCTTGTAGAGCATAGAGAGTGTCATGGCCCACCATGTTCTCAAGAGCAGAGGGGGCACTGA
Coding sequences within it:
- the Traf1 gene encoding TNF receptor-associated factor 1 isoform X3, whose translation is MCPFAGVGCFFKGSPQSIQEHEATSQASHLHLMLGRLKEWKSLPGSNLGSTPMALERNLSELQLQAAVEATGDLEVDCYRAPCCESQDEQALWHLLKEKQLAQLEEKLRVFENIVAVLNKEVEASHLALAASIHQSQLDRELILSLEQRVVELQQTLAQKDQVLGKLEQSLRLMEEASFDGTFLWKITNVTRRCHESMCGRTASLFSPAFYTAKYGYKLCLRLYLNGDGSGKKTHLSLFIVIMRGEYDALLPWPFRNKVTFMLLDQNNREHAIDAFRPDLSSASFQRPQSETNVASGCPLFFPLSKLQSPKHAYVKDDTMFLKCIVDTSA